Within the Chrysemys picta bellii isolate R12L10 chromosome 17, ASM1138683v2, whole genome shotgun sequence genome, the region cagcctgttGCTGCGGTTCTGGGTGAGCATCGTGCGGAACCCCCAGCTGCTGTTCGACGTGCGAGTACCGGACAACGTGGACGCCGCCCTGAGCGTCATCGGCCAGACCCTGATCGACGCCTGCACCCCCGGCCAGCACAGCGTGGGGCGGGTGAGGACCCCGGCGTCCGGGGcagctcccgcccctccccctgtaGGGACCCCGGTGTCCGGGACAGCTACCGCCCCCCCAGGGACCCCGGCGACCaggacagcccctgcccctcctcccagggaccCCGGCGTCCAGTcgtctcctgcccctccccccagaactccagcGTCCAGGGCAGCTCCTGTCCTGAGGACCCCGGCGTCCGGGCACAGTCCCCCAGCACTGGGCCCCTTGCTCTGTGggaccctgtccccccccccccgtctcatGGCCTCTCTTCCCCCAGGACTCGCCCGTGAACAAACTGCTCTACGCCCGGGAGATCCCGCGCTACAAGGAGCTGGTGGAGAagtgagtgggggctggggggccaggacgcctgggttcgcTCCCGGTCCAGCCCTGCTCTTCAGGGtgcctgagccccccagctcaTCAGCCTCTCTCCCGCCCAGGTACTACGCTGACATCCGCCAGGCGCCCCCGGCCACCTACCAGGAGATGAACTCGGCCCTGACGGAGCTGTCCAGGGTACGGCCCCCCGGCGCCCccctcccgacccacagcccccccagcgcCCTTCGCTGTCGACCACAACCCCCGCGGCGCccccctcctgacctgcagcccctccagCGCCCCTCGCTGCctacccgcagcccccccagcgcccccctcctgaccctcagcccccccagcgcccctcgctcctgacccgcagcccctccagCGCCCCTCGCtgccgacccacagcccccccggcgCCCCTCGCTGCTGACCCagagccccccagaacccccacagtgcccctccctcccgacccgcagcccccccagagcTCCTCCCTCCCGACCCTCAGtcccccggtgcccctcactgccgacccACAACCCACccggtgcccctcgctcccgacccgcagcccccccagcgccccctcccgaccctcagccccccccagcgcccctcgctcctgacccacagcccccccggcgCCCCTCGCTGCTGACCCtcagccccccagaacccccacagtgcccctccctcccgacccgcagcccccccagagcccctccctccCGACCCTCAGtcccccggtgcccctcactgccgacccACCACCCACccggtgcccctcgctcccgaccctcagcccccagcgcccccctcccGACCCCCAATGCCCCTCGCTCCCAACCCacaacccccccagcgcccctccctcccgacccACAGTGCCTCCCAGCGCCCCTTGCTGCCAACCCACAGCGCCCCCGGCGCCCccctcccgacccacagcccccccagggctcctcactcccgacccgcagcccccaccaGTCCCGTCTCTCCCCGTTGCAGAAATACTCCTCGGACCTGGACTGCTCGGCTGCGCTGCAGGAGCTGTATGGCTACATCAAGAAGTACTACGACCAGGTAGGGGGCGGGCCGTGGGGCAGGAGGCaccgtggggcagggggtgctgtggggcagcggTAACCCCCCCACTGTGTGTTGCAGATCATCAGCGCCCTAGAGGAGGACCCTGTGGGGCAGAAGATGCAGCTGGCCTGTCGGCTGCAGCAGATCGCCGCCCTGGTGGAGAACCAAGTCACCGACCTGTGACTGGCCCCACGCCTGCGCCACGGATCCCCAAGTTCCTGCTCCCCCTCAAACCTCCCCAGATCTCAGGGATCCCCTTGCGcccccccagcccacaccccactgcctctccccagcCCGGGGATCCCCCCCAGTGCCTTATGCAACGCTGCAAAGGGggttccctgcacccccacaagcTCCTGtcggtagaggtgtatgtctgcCCTAGCTGCCTTCAGCCCTCTTTGGGGTGCCCCCGACCCCCTCACTGAGATTTCAGGGTACAGGAGCCCCCCCTTTCTTTAGCCCTGGGGTCCCCCAGGCAAGTAGTGCACTAATCTGGGGTGTCTGTAGCCACCCCTGCTTTGTACAGAGTGGTGCTAACGACCCCCGAGAACCCCCTATTTCGAACCCCCTTGTACAGGCCCGGAGCTCGGCCTTTGGATGTAATTTATTTTCAGCAATAAAAACACTTTTCAGAAATTGGGTTTCTGGCCCTTTAATTGGGGGGTGAATtgaccccctgagccagccaacaCCCCTGTTATGGGGGACAGGACCCGTGCCCTCCCCCCCGAGccagcccacacccccctgcacccctgagccagccaacagccccctccacaggggacaggccccgtgccCCCCCGTGCTGCCCGtcacccctccccgagccagccaACACCCCCATACGgggatgtgacggagcagggagggggagtgttACGGGCACTCCCTGCATCGGTGCTGGCTGGGGGGGATCTCGgggtgacttcacttgagggGCGACACCTGAGTGTAACCTGAgccgggagggggctggggccaggtgaccCCTTCTGcccgggacactggacaaaggctggagggggggctggaggaggggctggggggtggtgggggtcagattggagctggctggggagacggggtctgggctccccacccccaggatggacccagctgaggggtcctggtctctGTCCCTACGAGCTCCCCCGTGTTCCTGGCGGCGAATAACCCTTCGCGGGGACTCGCAGGAAGTGGGGTGCAGGCCCGGCCCCCCCACACGCCGTGACAGTGCCCCCCCGAGCCGGCCGGATTGGGGCCGGATTGGAGCCAGCACCCTCTAGAGGGCAAACGCCCCtgccctatccccccccccccccagccaggagatggggggctggggggctcatTGGGCCTGGGAGGGAAAGAGGAGTCTGGCCTGTCTGTGtctggaaccccccccccttaAATTGGGGGTCTCATCCCAGGTACTGCCAGAGAGATTGATACaaccccccttcctggggtccccctccccttccccacttcccctccccctcccgggaTTCCCCCACGTGGAGCAGCagctgttcccctcccccgcGGGGGGCACATGCGCCGGCTTGGCAGGGAGAAATGAGCAgcaggaagggtgaggggggcaaggggggctgccgggggggaggagggcagcgggGGGGGCATGATGCAATGGCTGGAGGTGCTGCCAGGACCCCCCCCCACtaaccctccctctcctcccccaggtcCAGGCAGCTCCCAGGGCAAGAAACCCAAAAAGAAACACAGGAAAGAAAAGGGACCAAGAGCCACGGCCCCCAGGtgagaggggctgcgggtcgggagtgaggggcaccgatgGGGGGGGGATAATAGGCTGGACTGGACCCCTCCCAACTGAGCCCCATGAACCCATCTGCCCTTGTCTCTGGGCTCCCAGCCTCACCCCTTGTGTACGGGAGGGGGCGGGTTATTCAGGGCCCTCtggcccgggggggggcgggttcgGGGGGCGGGTTATTCAGGGccccctggcctggggggggggctggttcgGGGGGCGGGTTATTCAGGGCCCCCTGGGCCGGGGGGGGTAACGGGGGGGGGCTCTGCGCCAGGCCcgggggtggcgggggaggggctctgcaccaggcccgggggggggattcggggggggctCTGCGccaggcccgggggggggggattcgggggtggggctcgggggggggctctgcgccaggcccggggctggggttCGGGGGTGGGGTTCAGGGGGGGGCTCTGCGCCAGGCCCAGGGGTGGGGTTCGGGGGGGGTTCTGCGCCAGGCCCAGggttggcgggggaggggctctgcaccaggcccaggagggggattcggggggggctCTGCGCCAGGCCCGGGGGGGGAATTCGGGGGGGGCTCTGCGCCAGGCCCGGggttggcgggggaggggctctgcgcCAGGCCCGGGGGGGTGGGGTTCGGGGGGGGCTCTGCGCCAGGCCCGGggttggcgggggaggggctctgccccaggcccgggGAGGGGCTCTGTGCCAGGCCCGGGggtggggttcgggggggggctctgtgccaggcccggggggttcggggggggttCTGCGCCAGGCCcggattccttcccctgggcaggccccagctggccaggAGCTATTTTTAACCCCGCAACGCCGGCTGGGGGTGAGGTCATTGCTGAGTCGGGGGCACgtatcccagcatgcactgcacccccccccccagacggCCCAGCCCAGCTGAGTCCCGAGTCCCTCCCTCCCCGGGATCCCCAAATCTCCGCTCCCCTGGGCTAGACCCTCCCTTTCTGtgcctgggaccccccccccagaggtggctgcatcttggGCCGGCGCCATGGGGGAGCTGCCGGACAGACCCAGGTATGTGGGGGAGATGCGCTGCACCCCAGGGGGGGCACGTCCCAGCTCCGGGGGGTCACTAACCTCCCCGTTTCTCTCCCCagggtgccccagccccccagccccacggagcccccccccgcccctccgccgcctctggccctgccccccccggccggGGGGCGCCTGGGCTCCGATGACGAGGAGCAGGAGGACCCCAGGGACTATTGCAAAGGTGGGGGGGTCTGGCACGTACCACTGAGTGTGGGGGGGTAGGGATGGCAGGTACCATGGGGGATAAATGGGGAGTGGCGGAGAGGACACGGGGGGCATGAACCACGGGGAGGGATGTACCAAGGGAGGTGGCCACAGGGAGGGATGTAccacagggagggggtgggggtgggatgccATGGGGAGGGATGTACCAAAGGAGGTGGTCACAGGGAGTGATGTATCACAGGGAGGGGTGGGATGCCACGGGGAGGGACATACCAAGGGAGGTGGCCACAGGGAGGGATGTACCACGGGGATGGGTGGGGAAGTGCCACGCAGAGGGATGTACCAtgaggagggcgggggggggcatgaGGAGGGATGTACCACAGGGGCAGGGGAGGTGACAGGGAGGGCCCATAccatggggagggggtgtgagagGAGGGAGGGATATTCCACATGATGGGGCGGGAGGGTGCCATGGGGAGGGACATACCacgtggaggggcgggggggcacaagAAGGGATGTACCTCGGGGCAGGGGTGCCAACATGGAGGGCCATACCATGTGTAGAGGGCAGGGGGGTTCTGTCTGCAGCAAAGCAATCtccccaggggggagggggagacgctgGGGTtcatggggctggcagcagctgaTCCCCCATTCCCTCAGGCGGGTATTACCCCGGTGGCGATCGGGGACCTGTTCAACGGGCGCCACCACGTGGTCCGAAAACTCGGCTGGGGCCACTTCTCCACCGTCTGGCTCTGCTGGGACATCCAGTGAGTGGGGGTGGCAAGGGAGGGGcctggatgcctgggttctcccccgcctctgggaggggagtggggtctagtggttagagcggggggggggggctgggagcctggacgcctgggttctctccccagcgctgggaggggagtgggggctggtggttagagcgggggggctgggagcccggtcgcctgggttctctccccgcctctgggaggggagtgggggtctagtggttagagcgggggggagtggtggggactgggagcccggacgcctgggttctctccctggctctgggaggtgagtgggggctggtggtcagagcggggggagtgggggggactgggagcccggacgcctgggttctctcccagctctgggggccggggggcTCTGTGAGGCACTAATCTCCCCCCCCGCAGGCGGAAGCGGTTTGTGGCGCTGAAGGTGGTGAAAAGCGCCGGGCATTACACCGAGACAGCCATGGATGAGATCAAACTGCTCAAATGTGtgagtgctgcccccccccccagctgccccccccccaccctcctgccacccAGGATCCCCCACCTCCCTCCGTCACCCCAATTCCCgcctctggctcccagctcccccccacagccactCCCCCAcctctggctcccatccccaggGCATGGGGAGGCCAGGAAAGATGATAGTGTGGCTGAGAGTCTGGGGGGCTCGGACGTCTGGGTCCCCACGTCCTGCCTCAGCGTagcgccccccccacacacacacacacaaactttccaCCCCCACAGGTTCGGGACTCGGACCCAAGTGACCCCAAGAGAGAGACCATCGTCCAGCTCCTCGAGGACTTCAAGATCTCGGGCATCAACGGCGTCCGTATCCTTccatggaacccaggtgtccgggctcccagcccacccacccccattctaaccaccagtcccctgcccctcccagagccagggagagaacccaggagtccgggctccaagcccccctgctctaacaacCAGCCCGAATCCTGGTGGATCTTCCAGTGCTGAGATTGCCCAACCAGCCTGTGTCACCCCCGGTCACTCAACTGGCAAACCGCGCCGGTCCCGTCGAGTGCCCAGCCTCCGTTCTCCGGCCAAACTGCGCCGGTCCCGTCGAGTGCCCAGCCTCCGTTCTCCGGCCAAACCGCGCCGGTCCCGTCGAGTGCCCGGCCTCTGGCCAAACCGCGCCGGTCCCGTCGAGTGCCCGGCCTCCGTTCTCCGGCCAGACCGCGCCGGTCCCGTCGAGTGCCCGGCCTCCGTTCTCCGGCCAGACCGCGCCGGTCCCGTCGAGTGCCCGGCCTCCGTTCTCCGGCCAGACCGCGCCGGTCCCGTCGAgtgcccggccccggccaaaCCGCGCCGGTCCCGTCGAGTGCCCAGCCTCCGTTCTCCGGCCAAACCGCGCCGGTCCCGTCGAGTGCCCGGCCTCTGGCCAAACCGCGCCGGTCCCGTCGAGTGCCCGGCCTCCGTTCTCCGGCCAGACCGCGCCGGTCCCGTCGAgtgcccggccccggccaaaACCGCGCCAGTCCCGTCGAGTGCCCGGCCTCCGTTCTCCGGCCAGACCGCGCCGGTCCCGTCCAGTGTCCGGCCTCCGTTCTCCGGCCAGACCGCGCCGGTCCCATCGAGTGCCCGGCCTCCGTTCTCCGGCCAGACCGCGCCGGTCCCGTCGActgcccggccccggccaaaCCGTGCAGGTCTCCATTCTCCGGCCAGACCGCGCCGGTCCCGTCGAGTGTCCGGCTTCTGGCCAGACTGCGCAGGTACCGTCGAGTGCCCAGCCCCGGCCAGACCGCGCCGGTCCCGTCGAGTGCCCAGCCCCGGCCAGACGGCGCAGGTACCGTCGAGTGCCCGGCCTCCGTTCTCCGGCCAGACCGCGCCGGTCCCGTCGAGTGCCCGGCCTCCGTTCTCCGGCCAGACCGCGCCGGTCCCGTCGAGTGCCCGGCCTCCGTTCTCCGGCCAGACCGCGCCGGTCCCGTCGAgtgcccggccccggccaaaCCGCGCCGGTCCCGTCGAGTGCCCGGCCTCCGTTCTCCGGCCAGACCGCGCCGGTCCCGTCGAGTGCCCGGCCTCCGTTCTCCGGCCAGACCGCGCCGGTCCCGTCGAGTGCCCGGCCTCCGTTCTCCGGCCAGACTGCACCAGTCCCGTCGAGTGCCCGGCCCCGGCCAGACACATGTCACAGATCTCCTCATATACCAGAAAAGGGCCTTCCAGCCCCAAGGGCAGTGAGCGCCCTGGTCCGAGGGTAGCTCAGACCGGACCCAGGGGACACGCTCCAGCCGAGAACAGAAGGGCGCGAGCGCGGGTTCAAAGATCAGTCTGCACCCAGACCCGATCCACTTCTGGAGGGTCAGGTACAGAGCCCAGACGCCCAAAGTCCCCGGGTCCGAGGCCAATGGCCGTGCTCCGGTGGcgccagtcagtgactggggatctcagtcctcGCGGCTCTTGAACCCAGAGCTGAGCCGAGATGAAGCAGGAGCGTGGCCCAGGGTTTACACGCTCGGCTCAACTTCCCGGCTCCCGACCAGCCTGCAGGGGCATTTCCCATGCCGGCTACCGAGAGACCGAGCCAGCGAGTCTCTTCCAAATATTCCTGTTTGATCCCCGAATCCAAGCCCTGAGCCCGCGATGCTGGCCCAGACTGGCCTAACCCAgctaggagagaacccaggcatccgggctcccagtccccccgcccctcccagagctgggacagaacccaggcgtccgggctcccggtccccccacccctcccagagctgggagagaacccaggcgtccgggctcctggcccccccgcccttcccagagctgggagagaacccaggcgtccgggctcccagtccccccacccctcccagagctgggagagaacccaggcgtccaggctcccagccccgcttTCCTTGACTGGGCCCAGATGTCTGCATggtgctggaggtgctggggCACCAGCTGCTGAAATGGATCATCAAATCCAACTACCaggggctgcccctgccctgcgtGAAGAGCATCCTACGCCAGGTAGGGGGGCCGAGACCCCCACtgtcggggtgtgggggggccgggcccgcaCCCCACTTCCTGCGAGTCCTCGCGAAGGGTTATTCGCTGCCGGGGACACGGGGGAGCTCGTAGGGACagagaccaggacccctcagccgggtccatcctgggggtggggagcccagaccccgtctccccagccagctccaatctgacccccaccaccccccagcccctgctccggcccccccccgagctgtctcctccagcccttctgccgtctcctccagccccccccagcccttccggcccctcctccggccccctgccccctcctccagccccccccccagcccttccggcccctcctccggccccctgccccctcctccagcccttccggcccctcctccggccccctgccccctcctccagcccccccccagccgtctcctccagcccttccggcccctcctccggccccctgccccctcctccagcccccccccagccgtcTCCTCCGgcctttgtccagtgtcccgggCAGAAGGggtcacctggccccagccccctcccggcTCAGGTTACACTCAGGTGTCGCccctcaagtgaagtcacccCGAGATCCCCCCCAGCCAGCACCGATGCAGGGAGTGCCCGTaacactccccctccctgctccgtcacacctgCCCAGAGCCgcaagagaacccaggcatccggctcccggccccccctgctctgaccaccagaccctgctcccctcccagagctggggggagaacccaggagtcctggctcccagcccccagtctcACTTGAACCCACTGGACCCTTTGGAGAGGTGCTGAGTGGGGGTCAGGCTCTGCCCAGTCCACACAGCCCCATAGCCCAAAGGCTGCCTGGTGGTGGAGGTACAAACCACAGCCAGGTCCATACAGCCCCGTCTCTGCCCCCCAcagtgtggggaaggggaagctcTGTGTATGGGAAGCCTCTTCCCCTGGTCTGTCCACGCCCCCATTACCCCAACATTGGGGGGGGCTGGTttttggaggttctgggggaggtCGGGTTGTACTGCCCCATCTGTGCCCCCCAGTATCCTGAAGGTAGTGGCGTGGCCTGGTtttgcagggggctgtgggggttgGGCTCTCCCAGTCCATATGGCCCCATCTGTGCTCCCCAGgtgggggtgcttgggggggttgggacagggggCTTGGGCTGTCCTGGTCCGTACGGCCCCGTGCGTGCCCCCAggtgctgggtttgggggtgctgggggggttcAGCTGTCCCAGTCCGTATCGCCCCGTATGTGCCCCcagggggtgggtttgggggagctgtggggtctcAGCTGTCCCAGTCCGTATCGCCCCGTATGTGACCCCAGGGAGTGGgtttgggggagctgggggggttcaGCTGTCCCAGTCCGTATCGCCCCGTATGTGCCCCcagggggtgggtttgggggagctgtggggtctcAGCTGTCCCAGTCCGTATCGCCCCGTATGTGCCCCcagggggtgggtttgggggagctgggggggttcaGCTGTCCCAGTCCGTATCGCCCCGTATGTGCCCCCAGGGAGTGGGTTtggaggagctgggagggctCAGCTGTCCCAGTCCGTATCGCCCCGTATGTGCCCCcagggggtgggtttgggggagctgggggggctcagCTGTCCCAGTCCGTATCGCCCCATATGTGCCCCCAGGTGCTGCAGGGCCTGGATTACCTCCACACCAAGTGCAAGATCATCCACACGGACATCAAGCCGGAGAACGTGCTGCTGTGTGTGGGCGAGGGCTACGTCCGGCGCCTGGCGGCCGAGGCCACccgctggcagcagctgggggggcCGCCCCCCTCCGCCTCCGCCGGTAGGGCTCCCGccagcaccggggggaggggggctggggcccgGACGCCCGGGTTCTCCCCCggcgctgggggggagtggggtctgctggttagagcggggagggggcctCAGACCCCCGGGTTCTCCCACAGCTCtgcgggggagtggggtctggtggttagagctgggggggggcccgGACGCTTGGGTTCTCTCCGTGAGTGTCTGTTGATGCTTTTCTCTTCGGATGCCCTTTGTGTTCTGAGAATCTCGACCTCGTCTCCCCCCAGTGAGCTCAGCCCCCCAGGGGATGGAGGTAAGTtctgcgtggggggggggggggctggatgcccTCACACACCCACTGTCTCGCACGCCTGCCCGGGCACCTGCTcgctctcccttccccactgggCACACATCTCTGTCCACCTGGTTCCTTCCCCGCACGGCCCTTTGCACGCTCgggtccttccctgcctgcctggcacGGCCCTTCGCACACTCGGGTCCTTCCCTGCCCTCCTAGCCCGCCCCTTCGCACGCTCGGGACCTTCCTGGCATGTCCCTTCGCACGCTGGGGTCCTTCCACGCCCATCTGGCATGTCCCTTCACACGCGGCTCCTCTCGCACGCCTGGGCTTCTGGTCACACTGCGGCGGTGCGCGGCTTCGTCCCATGTGGTGCCTCGTTCCCCCTCCCGGTCCCCCCCCGCCACACGGGCGCTAACCGGGTCCCGGCAGATGTCCAGGAACCGGCGCAGGAAGTTGAAGCGGAAGCAGAAACGGCAGGGCCGGCTGCTGGCCGAGCGGCTGCGGGACCTGCagcggctggaggagctggaaacgggggccccccccccgcctgggacTGACTCCGACACAGAGGAGGGTGAGAGTCAGCAGGGTTGTGGGggaccctgggggagggggatatgggGGTTTAGCGGGGAGGGGGAAGTCGGGGGCTCGTGGGGGGGTTAGTGGGAATTCG harbors:
- the LOC135976285 gene encoding LOW QUALITY PROTEIN: SRSF protein kinase 3-like (The sequence of the model RefSeq protein was modified relative to this genomic sequence to represent the inferred CDS: inserted 1 base in 1 codon); the encoded protein is MMQWLEVLPGPPPTNPPSPPPGPGSSQGKKPKKKHRKEKGPRATAPRVPQPPSPTEPPPAPPPPLALPPPAGGRLGSDDEEQEDPRDYCKGGGVWHAGITPVAIGDLFNGRHHVVRKLGWGHFSTVWLCWDIQRKRFVALKVVKSAGHYTETAMDEIKLLKCVRDSDPSDPKRETIVQLLEDFKISGINGVHVCMVLEVLGHQLLKWIIKSNYQGLPLPCVKSILRQVLQGLDYLHTKCKIIHTDIKPENVLLCVGEGYVRRLAAEATRWQQLGGPPPSASAVSSAPQGMEMSRNRRRKLKRKQKRQGRLLAERLRDLQRLEELETGAPPPPGTDSDTEEEWPLPGQGSVASSPQSQTSSSGFQALPPYDAWNGPLGGAPPRRPPSPDSATSGFSSSLFSTASGSGSSGQRERGGLLSPSAPFSASEFLVNPLDPQNADRIRVKIADLGNACWVHKHFTEDIQTRQYRALEVLIGAGYSTPADIWSTACMAFELATGDYLFEPHSGDEYSRDEDHIAHMVELLGEIPPHFALSGRYSXEYFTRRGELRHIPSLRPWALGAVLLEKYEWPQEQAAAFARFLLPMLDFLPERRPTAAQCLQHPWLGP